A genomic stretch from Solea senegalensis isolate Sse05_10M unplaced genomic scaffold, IFAPA_SoseM_1 scf7180000012638, whole genome shotgun sequence includes:
- the LOC122759896 gene encoding phosphatidylinositol 4-kinase beta-like encodes MGGLDGDMFLYYKMLMLQGLIAARKHMEKVLQIVEIMQQGSHLPCFHGSSTIRGLKERFHMSLTEEQLQLLVEQLVDGSMRSITTKLYDSFQYVTNGIM; translated from the exons gGGAGGTCTGGATGGAGACATGTTCCTCTACTATAAGATGCTGATGCTTCAGGGTTTAATCGCCGCCAGGAAACACATGGAGAAGGTTCTGCAGATTGTGGAGATCATGCagcaag ggTCACACCTGCCGTGTTTCCATGGCAGCAGTACCATCCGTGGCCTGAAGGAGCGTTTCCACATGAGTCTGAcggaggagcagctgcagctgctggtggaGCAGCTGGTGGATGGATCCATGCGCTCCATCACCACCAAACTGTACGACTCCTTCCAG